The proteins below come from a single Treponema phagedenis genomic window:
- a CDS encoding methyl-accepting chemotaxis protein produces the protein MWLIILGIELNFRFNTIMSDFDKKSLQETIMLIDTTLQTYFSNVKNSVQYIAENPLLQNSSQDITSYINKDDPSGKNKMEPEVKGGYENEVFSFFKHFVEHSPALANAGFALKSNGGFVAFPAESKKNKYDPRTRSWYELAIKNPNKIVFTDAHKTTYNTINYSVVSTVHYPDGTLKGVISCAGDLTELLNLVTAIAKKTRQDIILTDVSGFVLVNTIFPENIFKDIKEIGIPELANYTAGEKNRISAVINKQPFMIDTSMSNNDFMKLNFVVLEPQIERIQTNRKITLFIFTRFIIAMIILSVIISIVSVRIGKSLKKVSKALKDIAEGDGDLTVSLPVTGNDEITDLANYFNQTIKKIAESIKQVAGSTNVMQNIGAELSTNMTETASAVHQITANINGVKQQALNQAASVTETAATVEEIVRTIKQLNNSIETQATSVIQSTSSIEQMVANINSIGKMLEENRAVMADLDKQIIRGKKGAALANADVVKISEKSGTLMEASQIIQHIASQTNLLAMNAAIEAAHAGDSGKGFAVVADEIRKLAEESNTQGKGIAAMIKESTQIIESLTTSSKAAENVFNEVVILAKKALNHVEQIDRAMQEQKHGGTEVLSAIREINNVTIQVKDGSNEMLTGGESVAKEMQKLDELTRVITDSMNEMASGVAQINNAVQNVNEITQHNKESIGNLANEVKKFKV, from the coding sequence GTGTGGCTCATTATTTTAGGAATAGAACTTAATTTTAGGTTTAATACCATTATGTCGGATTTCGATAAGAAGAGCTTACAAGAGACAATCATGCTTATTGATACAACATTGCAGACATATTTTTCCAACGTAAAAAATAGCGTCCAATATATTGCAGAAAATCCTTTGCTGCAAAATTCGTCACAAGATATCACTTCGTACATAAACAAAGACGACCCAAGCGGAAAAAACAAAATGGAGCCCGAAGTAAAGGGCGGATATGAAAATGAAGTGTTTTCTTTTTTTAAGCATTTTGTTGAACATTCTCCTGCTCTTGCAAATGCAGGCTTTGCACTTAAGTCAAACGGCGGCTTTGTAGCCTTTCCTGCCGAGTCTAAAAAAAATAAATATGATCCCCGCACCCGTTCGTGGTATGAGCTTGCTATAAAAAATCCCAACAAAATTGTTTTTACCGACGCTCATAAAACGACTTATAACACAATTAATTATTCCGTAGTGTCAACAGTACATTATCCTGACGGAACGCTTAAAGGAGTTATTTCGTGCGCCGGTGATTTAACGGAGCTTTTGAATTTGGTAACAGCTATAGCAAAAAAAACGCGTCAGGATATTATCCTAACAGATGTGTCAGGTTTTGTATTGGTAAACACAATATTTCCTGAAAATATATTCAAGGACATAAAAGAAATAGGCATTCCTGAACTTGCAAATTATACTGCTGGTGAAAAAAACAGAATCTCCGCTGTCATAAATAAGCAGCCCTTTATGATTGATACGAGCATGTCGAATAATGATTTTATGAAACTTAATTTTGTAGTTCTGGAACCTCAAATAGAAAGAATACAAACAAACAGGAAAATAACCTTGTTTATCTTTACTCGTTTTATTATCGCTATGATTATCCTTTCAGTGATAATATCTATTGTATCAGTGCGCATCGGTAAATCACTTAAAAAGGTATCAAAAGCTTTAAAAGATATAGCAGAAGGAGATGGAGATTTAACAGTGAGCCTGCCTGTTACCGGCAATGATGAAATAACAGACCTTGCAAATTACTTTAACCAAACGATTAAAAAAATTGCAGAATCAATTAAACAGGTTGCAGGAAGTACAAATGTCATGCAAAATATCGGTGCCGAGCTTTCAACAAACATGACGGAAACCGCCAGTGCCGTACACCAAATTACCGCAAACATTAACGGTGTAAAACAACAAGCGCTTAATCAAGCTGCAAGCGTTACCGAAACTGCCGCAACTGTTGAAGAAATTGTAAGAACCATCAAACAGCTCAACAATAGTATTGAAACCCAAGCAACAAGCGTAATACAATCTACGTCTTCGATTGAACAAATGGTTGCGAATATAAACTCTATCGGAAAAATGCTTGAAGAAAACAGAGCCGTTATGGCCGACCTTGATAAGCAAATTATACGCGGCAAAAAAGGTGCAGCTTTGGCAAATGCAGATGTCGTAAAAATATCAGAAAAATCCGGCACGCTGATGGAAGCAAGCCAAATTATTCAGCATATTGCAAGCCAAACAAACCTTTTAGCAATGAATGCGGCAATCGAAGCCGCCCATGCCGGAGACTCCGGAAAGGGCTTTGCAGTTGTTGCCGATGAAATTCGAAAACTCGCCGAAGAATCCAATACGCAGGGTAAAGGAATTGCTGCAATGATTAAAGAATCCACTCAGATTATAGAAAGTCTTACAACATCCAGTAAAGCCGCAGAAAACGTATTTAATGAAGTTGTAATACTTGCAAAAAAAGCCTTAAACCATGTAGAGCAAATAGATAGGGCTATGCAGGAGCAAAAACACGGCGGTACCGAAGTATTAAGTGCAATTAGAGAAATTAATAACGTTACAATACAAGTTAAAGACGGCTCCAACGAAATGCTTACAGGAGGGGAAAGCGTTGCAAAGGAAATGCAAAAACTAGACGAACTTACCCGCGTTATCACTGACAGCATGAATGAGATGGCTTCCGGTGTTGCGCAAATAAACAATGCGGTGCAGAATGTAAACGAAATAACGCAACACAACAAAGAAAGCATTGGAAACTTAGCCAATGAAGTAAAAAAGTTTAAGGTATAG
- a CDS encoding flavocytochrome c has protein sequence MKKFATVLLGVMLIIGFSGCSQKESGESTGGIKNGTYTSTVKGNNAEITLEVQVKDSKIESAKVTNHSETPVLSDGAINDIPAQVVETQSLAIDTISGATVSSTAVLLGIENCLTEAGFSIDDLKAKKGEIKKEEDKTIDTDVLVIGAGGAGLSAAVTANQEGAKVVVVEKMPKVGGNTILAGGALNAVDEGSETAKKHKDSVELHFKQTYEGGNKKGDPKLVRILVNNAYSAIKWLKDLGMEFKPDTFTVLGGLWPRAHKPVEPVGTGFFKTFNNYITTHENIEVLLETKAEELIITDGVVKGIIASGKTGNKITINAKNVIIATGGFSKNIEMRQKYNTLWENLGENIKSTNHPGATGDGITLGLQANADLVGMEYIQLLPMGDPKTGSLSGNIEMAVENRIFVNKEGKRFVDEGARRDVMTAALMQQQDSQLWVIVDSHDYPTGEEVNNFNEKLNDLIKEGRAFKGDSLNDLAKAINVNPENLNKAVESFNKFVRGEIKDEFGRTLKDREINKGPFYAALRVPTVHHTMGGLKINENAEVIDKNGNVINHLYAAGEVTGGIHGENRLGGNALADIIVFGRIAGKNAAANK, from the coding sequence ATGAAAAAATTTGCTACAGTTTTATTGGGTGTTATGCTGATTATCGGCTTTAGCGGCTGCAGTCAAAAAGAAAGCGGCGAAAGTACCGGCGGAATAAAAAACGGAACGTACACTTCTACCGTTAAAGGAAATAATGCTGAAATTACTTTAGAGGTTCAGGTTAAAGATTCAAAGATTGAATCTGCGAAAGTAACAAACCATAGCGAAACGCCGGTTTTAAGTGACGGGGCTATTAATGATATCCCCGCTCAAGTGGTTGAAACTCAGAGTTTGGCAATAGATACCATTAGCGGCGCCACTGTTTCAAGCACTGCAGTGCTCTTAGGTATTGAAAATTGTTTAACCGAAGCGGGTTTTTCGATTGATGATTTAAAAGCGAAGAAGGGCGAAATCAAAAAAGAAGAAGATAAAACAATTGATACCGATGTTTTGGTTATCGGTGCGGGCGGAGCAGGTTTGAGCGCCGCAGTAACCGCAAATCAAGAGGGGGCTAAAGTTGTGGTGGTCGAAAAAATGCCGAAAGTCGGCGGTAACACAATTTTAGCGGGAGGCGCGCTTAATGCGGTTGATGAGGGAAGCGAGACTGCCAAAAAGCATAAAGACTCGGTTGAGCTGCATTTTAAACAAACCTATGAGGGCGGAAATAAAAAGGGTGATCCTAAATTAGTCCGCATTTTAGTTAATAATGCCTATAGTGCAATCAAGTGGCTAAAAGATTTAGGCATGGAATTCAAACCGGACACTTTTACAGTTTTAGGCGGGTTATGGCCAAGAGCACATAAGCCAGTTGAACCGGTAGGAACAGGATTCTTTAAAACATTTAACAATTACATTACCACACATGAAAATATCGAAGTTTTGCTCGAGACAAAAGCGGAAGAATTAATTATTACCGATGGTGTAGTAAAGGGCATTATTGCAAGCGGAAAAACAGGGAATAAAATTACTATCAATGCAAAAAATGTTATTATCGCAACCGGCGGATTTAGCAAGAATATTGAAATGAGGCAAAAGTATAACACGCTTTGGGAAAACTTAGGCGAGAACATTAAGTCAACTAACCACCCAGGCGCAACGGGCGATGGCATCACTTTAGGGTTGCAAGCTAATGCCGACTTAGTCGGTATGGAATATATTCAATTATTACCGATGGGGGATCCGAAAACCGGAAGCCTAAGCGGCAATATTGAGATGGCAGTTGAAAACCGAATCTTTGTAAACAAAGAAGGAAAGAGGTTTGTTGATGAAGGTGCACGGCGAGATGTGATGACTGCCGCTTTAATGCAACAACAGGACTCTCAATTATGGGTTATTGTTGACAGTCACGATTATCCTACCGGAGAAGAAGTAAATAATTTTAATGAAAAACTAAATGATTTAATTAAAGAAGGGCGTGCATTCAAAGGTGATTCTTTAAATGACTTAGCGAAGGCAATCAACGTCAATCCTGAAAATTTAAATAAGGCTGTTGAAAGTTTTAATAAATTTGTGAGGGGCGAAATTAAAGATGAATTTGGCAGAACATTAAAAGACAGAGAAATAAATAAAGGGCCTTTTTATGCGGCTCTTAGAGTTCCAACTGTTCATCACACAATGGGCGGATTAAAAATAAATGAAAACGCTGAAGTAATTGACAAAAACGGTAATGTAATAAATCATTTATATGCAGCCGGTGAAGTTACTGGCGGAATACACGGTGAGAATAGATTAGGCGGGAATGCTCTTGCTGATATTATCGTGTTCGGCAGAATTGCCGGTAAAAATGCGGCAGCAAATAAATAA